One segment of Macrotis lagotis isolate mMagLag1 chromosome 1, bilby.v1.9.chrom.fasta, whole genome shotgun sequence DNA contains the following:
- the LOC141515369 gene encoding olfactory receptor 6B9-like, which produces MWQENITNVTEFILVGFPTTIWLQILLFIIFLGTYLFVLLENLVIILTVWTNSSLHKPMYYFLSSMSFLEIWYISVTVPKMLAGFLLHPNTISFLSCMTQLYFFLSLACTECVLLAAMAYDRYVAICQPLHYPVIMTIELCIQLTATSWVCGFSIGIVKVYYISQVIFCGNNVLNHFFCDVSPILKLACKNISMAEMVDFALAIVILVFPFSATVLSYGFIISTVLHIPSAAGQRKAFSTCASHLTVVIIFYMAVIFMYVRPRAIASFNSNKLISAVYAVFTPMLNPIIYCLRNQEVKDAIQKTLSSGWTLFLRDSSF; this is translated from the coding sequence ATGTGGCAAGAAAATATCACTAATGTTACTGAGTTCATCCTTGTGGGCTTTCCTACCACAATCTGGCTGCAGATCCTACTCTTCATTATCTTTCTTGGAACCTACCTATTTGTATTGCTGGAGAATCTGGTCATTATCCTTACCGTCTGGACCAATAGCTCCCTTCATAAGCCTATGTACTATTTTCTGAGTAGCATGTCCTTCCTGGAGATATGGTACATTTCTGTCACTGTCCCCAAGATGTTGGCTGGCTTTCTTCTTCACCCTAATACCATCTCATTTCTGAGTTGCATGACTCAACtctacttcttcctttctctcgCCTGCACAGAGTGTGTACTCCTGGCTGCCATGGCATATGACCGTTATGTAGCAATCTGCCAACCACTCCACTACCCAGTCATCATGACCATAGAACTCTGTATACAGCTGACTGCCACCTCCTGGGTATGTGGTTTCTCTATTGGTATAGTCAAAGTTTATTACATCTCACAGGTCATCTTCTGTGGTAATAATGTGTTAAATCACTTTTTTTGTGATGTTTCTCCCATCCTAAAACTGGCTTGCAAGAACATTTCCATGGCTGAGATGGTAGACTTTGCCTTGGCCATTGTGATCCTTGTATTCCCTTTCTCAGCTACTGTTCTTTCCTATGGCTTCATTATCTCCACAGTCCTACACATCCCTTCAGCTGCTGGACAGAGGAAGGCCTTCTCTACCTGTGCTTCCCACCTCACTGTGGTGATAATCTTTTACATGGCTGTCATCTTCATGTATGTTCGACCTCGGGCTATTGCCTCCTTCAATTCCAACAAACTCATATCAGCTGTATATGCAGTATTCACACCCATGTTGAATCCCATTATCTACTGCCTGAGGAACCAAGAAGTCAAGGATGCCATCCAAAAGACCCTAAGTAGTGGCTGGACCCTATTCTTGAGAGACTCCTCCTTTTGA